In the Leptotrichia sp. oral taxon 223 genome, GGTACGAAATAATGGAATTTTGCCAATGAACTGTGGCTGTACAGTAGCCGCCGAAAAGACTTCAAGCAAACGACGGGAAACAAAGGAATTAATCGCACAGCTTGTAAAAACCAATCCAGACATAAAAAAACGTATAGTTCATTCAGTACAAAATGTAAATTTAGAAAAAATATTAGGCTGGAAGGACTCTAACGGGAAACACTCATATTTAGACAAATTTTAAAAAGAAAGGTAAAAAATAAAATATGAAAAATGCAGAAAAGCAAATAAAAAGCTGGGAATACATTATTCAAACAAAAAAAGAGTACATCGACTTTATCAATAAAATCATAGAAGCATATGATGGTTTAGGAAATGTAAGGACAATCGACAACCAGAACGGTTTAATAAAGATCCTCACAAATTCATGTCTTCTGGACGATATGGACAACGCAATCGAAACATTACACAAAAAAAATATTGAAATAGAAGTTCTGGAAAGAAGAGAATGGCTTGGAGTATTATAATTCCAAGCC is a window encoding:
- a CDS encoding DUF4911 domain-containing protein; protein product: MKNAEKQIKSWEYIIQTKKEYIDFINKIIEAYDGLGNVRTIDNQNGLIKILTNSCLLDDMDNAIETLHKKNIEIEVLERREWLGVL